From the genome of Nicotiana sylvestris chromosome 1, ASM39365v2, whole genome shotgun sequence:
catatttggctcatttatctgatttttaaacaattaagaacttatatgcaaatttaacttttaaaaccgcttttatcattatttattttatacaaaattgcaacgtcgcgaaaacgcatctcgaaccacgccacaaccagtgcacacgtgatttgttgacgcattttgacttcgtcaagatcgtgatttgggttacataaatgtacacccgtatttaagaaaataaccttattaaatatgcgccaaaatactacgcgttatggtactattaggtaggactgtgaattttactaaatcgcccatctcggaatctagatattttcttatattaaaaaaaataagattggaggactgcaattttttgtattatttatatttatttattttttagcgagattctctcttattttatgaataccctttaatgactacatctttattattactaagtttgtctataattatgaagtcaatctctacatacttaaaaataacataataattactaatttaacacaaatattaatggaaagtaatattactaaaattataattacaaacaacatggaattgtcaaaaaaacaaaaaaaactaatgatcccatagttggattaaaattcatattgttagtatgacttaagcttattgaaattaattatttacaaatactgaaaattggaaaaaaacttgattactaaaccatatttctaaaaattaaacaatttaaccttaactaaccttgttttaattcacatcatgtcctaatacttgattcgcaaactaattcatgttttaactgaaattaactacatgattccgattaacttaacgttgacaaaaaaaccttatgaataaggaacttagtcaatttttgccaaactgattcaataacgccatttttacgttatttcttctattttgattattaaacagttttaattagtaatcaggcttaaatatatttcctaataatccggttaaggcgttatttaatatatcgctataacatgcctagttatgccaaatgacagtgatttacagaataataatacatgaataatctaaatacaatacaaaaacaaattaaaactaaattaaaaatttaacactccattcttcatttcggcttacaaaatgccaaaattacagttgtgtacctgatattgtcaatataagaagaagaaagtcagcaacgtaatacgtaacacaacaacaacaacaataaccagcaataaccagtcaacgaaagccccagtgacagatttgaaaaattcaaaataaaatccaggaatgccgaaaataacggacacaaaccaagggaaattttcagatttttgaaaggctagttaatcttcaacccttaatttctacacctgtataccagaatatttatcaggtgtgtactactcccTCTTCTAATgttcaactttttttttctttgtatgttttttcttttcttgagagtttcaatgctttttcggaataaatgttcagctctttttttttctttctaatctGTTCTCTCTCTATTCTCTGTCTCTGTTTTTTTATATCTGTCCAAGACCTCCTATATATATCACattcccaaaccctttaattaactaataaatcaatactttttcctaccaaacccattattcttcccactcatccccattagattaaataaatatatcaacctcaccccattatattttgtcccccatgcctaccataaacaattaccatattcccctccactacattatgtcttgtcccccattaaattaaacaattatatcaaaccccaacccattatattttgtcccccatgcttaattactttaatattatcttaatcttaatggaaagaacattcaaaataaataattattcagaaattaaattccaaaaatacccctctgcccttactgaaattaccaaactacccctgaacgtactgcaaattaccaacctacccccatcagctataaacaCTTCacttaatcaatttcaaccaaaatatagcgaatatgaccaatttctaacaatgttcaaacaataaatcacatgaacatgatttctaaaccaattcaacaacaatatcacatgaacacaaatcgaacaacaaagaacaactaaaattttgattgaacaatatttttagcaacaaacaaatctactttcagattcaacaacaacaacaaacaagtacaTTCAGATttttaaattcaataatcatttgaacttaaaatcaactctaacaacattacaaccaataattcctatattaaacttaaacaggattatgagacaaactcaagaaataatcataaatgatgaacaataaacaagaaaaatcaaacttatactaatttcggattcaagaacaattaaacaaagtatgaacataaatgaaaagattcaacaacaataacaagcaagttttattcaaattcgaattaaacttgtattaagcttaaacaaaacaaataaacttattcaaatcactaaacttcaaataatcaattgatcttttaaaattaaattcaacaaaattataataaagatacatgattccaaaaaaaaaattaaaacataacttcacattaaatcattgaattaaaaacgaacttcaaacaaagatgaacatgaattaaatctatttttaaacaacaaaacatgacggatttacatgattaaaccaacatattccccgactacaactaaattcttttttagacaaataacaagatcgaacaAGAACCAATTATGagcttaaacttgaatctaacaatattaacaatttctgaaaaatacataaaatacatgaaacaaattgaagaaataattaattaaatttcaatttgaatctaacaaatattaaactaacaatttcacatgaacaactgaaaaattaacaaaacagtgaacatgaacaaaacaaatgtcaaacatctaccgattttagattcgagaaatatcaaaacgaaatacgaaaaaaaaaactcaaaatctactaaccggatcgaaacgaagaacaacgacgacctcggactatgtagggactgttttgacgacccccaaccaaaactcgaacagaaaactcgacgtaccggacctcgactcaaccaaAGACCCTCGAactttgacgaagaagatgaagcaacagtaGAAGCAGCACGTGAAGCAGAATGAGCTGGCCGTGGCAAAGGttgaagcagcagcaacaacatccATGTGCGCGGCAAGCAGAAGCAGGAGCGtctggtcgtttggacgtgacgaCGACGCGGATGAACGTGAAGATGCAGCAACTGGGTTTCTTTGCTGCTACTGTTCAACGTGAAGACGCATCAACTGGATGACGTTTTTGGTTTGGGAGCTGCTGTTCGACGTCCTGGCTGGATCGTAGTAGAAGGGTGAGGTTCTAGGGTCTCGAGGGTGTTCGAGAAAATGATGGTCGAGCTGGGCTGCTGAAGAAGACGACGTTCCGACGTGGTCGGGTAGACATGAGGCTGATCCAGTGGTCGCTTGGTTGCGAGAAGATGAAGCAATAGGTTGGGTGATGGTGGTCTTGTGTTGGTTCAAGGATGGTCCGGTGAGAGGAGGAGTTGAAGGGTGGTTGCTGGGTATTGAGAGGTGAGTGAGGGTGGCTAGTTGTCCATGGTGAGGGTGAAGGGCAACCATTGATGCTAAggaggggagcttgaggaagaagaaggaaaatgagggggGGGGTAGTTAgtatagttttagggtttttcatttttttttgtttttgttttatttttgaaaggcaagataataggggtgttgggttatggaccaggtcgacccggtttgaaatggaccgggtcgtggggaagattggacaattgtttgggcatggggttgaaatttgaagaaatggtccaatccgatttttctttgtatttttgctcttttcttcttttatttttctagaactaaattataaaaatacttaaattattattaagaactaagttaagttataaaagcgcaaattaattcccaataacaattaacgcataattaagtagtaattaagcataaaattgtatatttggacattaaatgctaaaaatgcaaaagatgcctatttttgtaattttttaatttttgtaaaacaaacttaattactaacaattgtagagttaaatcctaaatgcaaatgcgacatatttttgatattttttattaatttatcaaatagacatgcacagataaaaataattatacaaaaataccacaaaaatgtAAAATTGtatacaaaggaaaattgtttttttttgattttttttttgggagtgattctcatataaggcaaaaatcatgtgctcacacccCCTCCATTTTTTCCTCTGGCTCCATAATCACATTGAAGTCTCCTCTCATTAATGCTAGAACTTAAATTTTCTAGACTAGACGAGAGGTCTTTCCTCTCAATAGAGGTATATTTTGCATAAATGGCATAAATATAGACCTTATGTTTACCCATACCATCATCCATTCTAAGGGTGATATGTTGATATCGTTAATAGGTTAATAGACCAGAAACACCATATTTTTCCGATATCATTAGAAATACTATGCTTAAATCCAAGAAACTTTCTATATCCATCtattatatttttgtttatgAAAGGTTCAAAAACTGCCACAAAATCAACTTTATTGATATTGATGAGCTTCTTCAACCAATGTATAGCTTTTTTAGATCTCACCCCTCTAATATTCCAGAAGATGGCTTTGATCATAAAGACAATGTTGAGGGATGTCAATTTTCACTCCTTCCTTAGAGGAAGGATTATTCTTGCTTCTGTCTTTTTTTCCAGTCTTTCTATGTCTGCTTCTGATTCTACCTATTTCTATAGGAGACATACACCCTTTGTCAATCACTTCATTCATATGAGTATTTGCTGGATCTTCTatctcattttcttgaatcaTTTCACATGTAGAGGTTTCTATAAGACTATTGTCAACTTTATCATCATTTTCTTCTGACTCCTGAGTTCCCTGTGTTCTGATCTATTCACTATATAATTCCACTACCAAGTTTAATCCCCGCTAGTTTTTATTTGTGTACCCAGACTTGAAGATTCTATGTGAGATTCTTCAACTCTCTCATTGCTACTTCCTTGTGTATCCTATGGTAAACTCATCTCCTTCGTTGACTCTTTATCTTTATTTGGCTGCTCTTTATTCCTATTTTTTCCTTGAGATACTTCAATATATGCGGAAGAAGGAATGTGGTTCTCCTTAACTCCCACCCCTCCTGTCAAACTATGCTTTTCATTCACAACTTCCATGGAACTTAGACTTTCTTCATATAATTCTTCTTGGCCATTCAGTTGTTTAGTAGTACTACCATCATTCTTATTTCTTCCTTGCTGGTTTCTGCTAATCTCAAAGTGACCTTTTCCCTATTTTGGAGTCTTTTTggcatttttattctttttcttcttggtACTagtttttacttttatgttgttgTCCCCATTCTTGCTATCTGCTAACACTTCACCTTCCTTTCATTTGTCTTGGTTTTGTTGGTTATGAGGTCATTTTTTTATCTCCACCACATCCACTGTGTTTCCTTCTAGAGTTTCCTTGTTCTTgttcctctttctttttccttcctttttttttctctccatTAGGTGTAGCAGGTTCTTCTTCATTCCGCTTCAAAGATACAATCTTTTTGCttgtgttgctagttcgtccttCTTCCCATATATTTGATACTTCAGGCGACGCAGAGATATTTTTTTCCTTGCAATTCTGTCGCCATTGTTATTGATATTGGTCCCTCTTTAACTTCTGCTATATTCTTCGTTTGAACAAATCTGCACTGGATTATTGAGTGTTCCAGAATCTTACAATGTCTACAATATTTAGGAACATTTTCATATTCCAGCTTCTGAGTATATCCTTTTAATGGATTCTTTTCCTCTTCGGATCCACCCATACAGAGTTTATCTTGGGTTTTATAAGGTCAACCTCAACTCTAACCTTAGCCATACTCAGTCGAGTTCGATAGTCTGTGGCTATATCCATACTGATAGGAGTTTCAACCGGACCAAGAACTTATTTCACATAGTTCCAAGTATGGCACTGATAAGGTAGCCCAGGAAGTAATACCCATACAGGAGAATTGGAGAGTCTTCCTCGGGTTTAAAGTCAGGGGTCCATTTTTTGAGCCACATTTGCTGCCCCtcaatatcaattgttcgcttgTACCCAACACTTTTAAAGTGTTCTTCAACAAATAATCGATAAAGACAATGCTAATTTTTCCGATTTGACTCGGTTTATCAATTTGATACAATTTGTTggtattttttttttacattcctatgtttcatccattttttaaaaattatcttttcataagaaaatgaaaaaaaaaatgagaaaaaatattgacactcactatGAAAGACTCCTGCTAATACTATTATTACTAAGACTAGAAGCCTCGATTACTTCACACAATTAAAATGCTTATATTTATAATCCTGAAGAGAAGCTGAACATTATTTCTCTGAATTAACTATCCCAAGATGCTTACCCATAAGTCGCTATCTTTAGGTTTCCTACGGAAATTTTTGTAAGGTTATTGTATATAACAAATTTAAATTAGCATAACAATTATTAATAAGAGTAGAAATTTGTTATTACGATATTCCAAGAAAGTCCGGCTTACTTGGAGAAGACGGCGTATTTCATATAAGCATACGTGGAGGAAATTTGTCAGACGAATATTAAAAAGACTCTGAAACATTTCACCACTTCCCCCGCTCACAAAGTGACAAAAAAAATAACACCCACCACTCAAACTAATAATGGGAAACATACTGCTAAAATATGGCCGAAATAATTCAGAACTTAATCAAGCACAAGAAATTGCAGTGACAGAATTACCAGATGAACATCAAAATTTCACCTGTGAAATTTGTATCGAGCCAATGTCGTTACCCGACAGAAAATTTAAGAACCAAAATCGTTGTGTTCATCCATTTTGTATCGACTGTATTGAAAAATACATTTCCGTCAAGCTAGAGGACAATATCGGCGACATTCCATGTCCCTCTCTGAATTGTAGCCAGTTTTTGGACCCTATTTCTTGTAGGAATCTTTTGGGTCCTCACCTGTTTGTTAAATGGTGCGATGTGTTGGGTGAGTCCTCTGTTTTAGGGTTGGCGCAATGTTATTGTCCGAATAGGAACTGTTCGGCTTTGATTTTGAACGAGTGTGGTGAAAATGCAAAGCGATCGAAGTGCCCTAATTGCAAGAGGTTATTTTGCTTTCGCTGCAAGCTTCCATGGCACGCTGGATTACGCTGTGAAGAGAGTGGGGGACTGAGGGACGAAAACGATATCGCTTTTCGTGTGCTTGCTAAGAGTAAAAAGTGGAAGAGGTGTCCTCAGTGTCGCCACTTTGTTGAACTTAATGAAGGTTGC
Proteins encoded in this window:
- the LOC104231011 gene encoding E3 ubiquitin-protein ligase RSL1-like, translated to MGNILLKYGRNNSELNQAQEIAVTELPDEHQNFTCEICIEPMSLPDRKFKNQNRCVHPFCIDCIEKYISVKLEDNIGDIPCPSLNCSQFLDPISCRNLLGPHLFVKWCDVLGESSVLGLAQCYCPNRNCSALILNECGENAKRSKCPNCKRLFCFRCKLPWHAGLRCEESGGLRDENDIAFRVLAKSKKWKRCPQCRHFVELNEGCKFVTCRCDALFCYNCGRRVNGYRCDCDSRHSRYLICSLFSFVILFLLFVCLNAWNVYHYTSRRLKN